The following coding sequences are from one Musa acuminata AAA Group cultivar baxijiao chromosome BXJ2-4, Cavendish_Baxijiao_AAA, whole genome shotgun sequence window:
- the LOC135609210 gene encoding auxin-responsive protein SAUR71-like — protein sequence MIRRLSRVASCPRYEALRKLGKGRRRGVAQGHVPVYVGEEMERFEVRAELFSRPVFVELLRLAAEEYGYHQCGALRIPCPVPLFRRLLLLAASSDGAAEREEAEILLRSFDVLFLSSVDGPS from the coding sequence atgatacggCGGCTGTCGAGGGTGGCGAGCTGCCCCCGGTACGAAGCGCTGAGGAAGCTGGGGAAGGGGAGGCGGCGCGGGGTGGCGCAGGGGCACGTCCCGGTGTACGTGGGGGAGGAGATGGAACGGTTCGAGGTCCGGGCCGAGCTCTTCAGCCGGCCGGTCTTCGTCGAGCTGCTGCGCCTGGCCGCCGAGGAGTACGGCTACCACCAGTGCGGCGCCCTCCGCATCCCCTGCCCCGTCCCGCtcttccgccgcctcctcctcctcgccgctTCTTCCGACGGCGCGGCCGAGCGGGAGGAGGCCGAGATCCTCCTCCGCTCCTTCGACGTCCTGTTCCTGTCCTCCGTCGACGGTCCGAGTTGA
- the LOC135586718 gene encoding transcription factor JUNGBRUNNEN 1-like, giving the protein MWREKGRVMEDEDVVPLPGFRFRPTDEEIVGFYLRRKVDEKPLSVEVIKEMDIYKYDPWDLPKVRSTGCEEYFFCRRGRKYKNSIRPNRVTGSGFWKATGVDRPIYAAGNSGDCIGLKKSLVFYSRGRTAAAKGTKTEWMMHEFRLPCDSPCTQEAEVWTICRVFKRSVPHRANPNSWKASDHKEKTPPESSSESFNGNDFHGGQWNSTNQASMPLCSDTVQSPSMNEFFSGDDNWDELGRIMNSMISNI; this is encoded by the exons ATGTGGAGAGAGAAAGGAAGAGTGATGGAGGACGAAGATGTTGTTCCTCTTCCGGGATTCCGGTTCCGTCCCACGGACGAAGAGATCGTCGGGTTCTACCTCCGGCGGAAGGTGGACGAGAAACCTCTCAGTGTAGAGGTCATCAAGGAGATGGACATCTACAAATATGATCCATGGGATTTACCAA AAGTTAGAAGTACTGGTTGTGAAGAGTACTTCTTTTGCCGTAGGGGGAGGAAGTACAAGAACAGCATAAGACCAAATCGGGTGACGGGGTCTGGTTTCTGGAAGGCCACCGGCGTCGACAGGCCGATATATGCCGCAGGCAACTCCGGCGACTGCATCGGCCTGAAGAAATCCCTGGTGTTCTACTCCAGAGGGAGGACTGCTGCTGCCAAAGGGACCAAAACGGAGTGGATGATGCACGAGTTCCGCCTTCCCTGCGACTCCCCATGCACGCAGGAAGCT GAGGTTTGGACGATTTGTCGAGTCTTCAAGAGGAGTGTCCCTCACAGAGCGAACCCCAACAGTTGGAAAGCATCAGATCATAAGGAGAAAACTCCACCTGAATCAAGCTCTGAATCCTTTAATGGAAACGACTTCCATGGGGGCCAGTGGAACTCAACCAACCAAGCTTCCATGCCCTTGTGTTCTGACACAGTTCAGAGTCCAAGCATGAATGAGTTCTTCAGCGGAGATGATAACTGGGACGAACTAGGAAGGATTATGAACTCCATGATATCCAACATATGA